ACTGGACTCCGAAAATGACTCATCCGCCGCGTAGTCCGCGTTCAGGGTGGTTATGGCCAACTCGTCGGAGGCCACGGTGGTTGTCGGCTCGCTGCCGGTGGTTTGGCTATTAAACTCCTCGGCTTCAGTGGTCGAAGATGGTGTGGCTGCTGTGGAGCTTGAGTCCATACTGGTGGTTGGCGCCTCAGTTGTCTCCTCGGAGTCAGAGGTGGTGTCTTCACTTGCCGTTTCCGCTAAGGAAGAGGCAGTATTCAGACTGGTGGAGAATTCAGTGGTCGCGGGGTCGGTGGTGCTGGGCGGCGCAGTGGTGCTTGGCACAGGTGTGGTTGAGGTTGAAGTGGTGCCCTCTTTGGTGGTCAGCATGAGCAGCAATTCATGCTCAGCCTCTTCATACGCACTGGCGGCATTTCCTATATCCAAATTTAAGAGCTCCGTGGACGCCATGCTCAGAACGGCTGGTAGTTTGGGTGGTTCAGCCGTTGTGGTGGTGCTAGTTGATGTGGTGAAAGGTCTGGTGGTGCTTGATTCTCTTGGTGAGACAGTCCAGTAGTAAAAGGGGTACTTCTCGCTGTGCGCCTTCTTGAAGGATGTTGGCTTCTTGCCAAAGATCCCCTTGACATTATCGAGAGTTTTTCTCACCAGCCAGTTGTCATTGGAGGACCAGGAGGCATCTTCATCAGTATTGACGTGATTCGAGCCACTTGATCCACCGTAGCCCGCAAATCCCGCAGTGGCGAGCTCAATTTTCCGAATCTTGCGATTATTAACTTCTAGGGACGGTGAAGTGGCCTTGAAAGTTCTCTTCACCGGCTGCCGTTGTTTGTATGATGTCAACGGAGCCTTAGTGGTTGTGGTTCTTAGCACTGGCTTCTTAGCGCGAGTCTGTGCTGCGGTGGTCTTCTTCCCATATAAAACACGTGGCACAAAAGGTAAAGAACGGTTTCTCTCAGTGGAAATTCCCTTAGCAGCCACCCCGCTGTTTTTTGGGCACTCACCCCTATGGACTAGCTCCCAAACTGCAGGATAGATATTAACACGatgttattatatattttttaaatttgtaaatggaTCTTACCGCTGTTTGGATCCTTGCAGCGAACTCGCTCCAAGTAGCACTCGTTGATTATTGTGTGATTGATGCCGTTGCGGGTGGCACAAATGGGTTGATAAACTGTGGGACAAGGCTTGTCACAGCGACGACAGGTTCCATCATGGGAAATGGTCCATGCTGTTGAGGTTGAAACAGTCGTTAGAATATGTATTGGTAATTATATAGACCTAAGAGTTTACTTTTGTTACAACTGGGTTTTCTACGTCTCGCAGTTACTAATTGTGGAGCAAACTGGATCAtcagaaacgaaaatgttttaaaggtCTTAGTTACTTCTTATCgaataaaaattcttaataatttggagttgcatttaaaaaagtgtACCATATTATCCTCAACAATTTCGTTTGCAAAGCTAATCTATGCCATTTAAGCTGCCTAACTATGCtaactaataataaatactGCATTGTCGTAACTTAAACCTGCATCCAATCAATATACCTTCCTATTAACTTGTTTCTAAGAAAACTGGAAAAGGTTCCTTTACCCTACATGGTATGTACATAATCCCCATGATAGACTTACCGTTTCCGACTTTTTGGCTGTACTCCATTAGTTCGCAGACATTGGAAAAGGTGCGGGTCTGGTTCTTGAAGCTGCCGCAAACGGGCTCGTTGCCGAAAACACACGTCTTCACGGGGACTCGACGCACCTTCGATTTCGGGGGGATGACCACGTAGGGCTTTCTGGCGGGCAGGGAGTAGCTCTTTTCCATGGCGCCAGTGTGGCTGATGAACTGCGTGTGAAAGGTCGAGGGGGCGTAGATCTGCACGGCGTCCTCCGGTATCTGGAAGTCTTCCGCTTGAGTGGTCAACCTTCTGCTGTGGTGGCTACGCTTCGTGCGTTCCGCATCCGACTTTGGCTTGGTCTTTGGCTTCTGCTTGCGACTGTGCTTCATCTTGGTGCTGTCCTCGCCACAAAGGCCCTCGGAAACGATGCGCCAGTCTgcgcacagaaaaaaaatgcatattttgGTTATTCCCATCGTGTTTTATAACCTAATGGAGCGATAGGGGTAGAACTAAGAGCGCTCACTTCTCTGGGTCTTGATGTTCTCCGCGTTAACCAGACACTCGTTGGAGAAGGTGGACTTGACACCCGCATACATGGCGCAAACAGGACGGTAGATTTTGTTGCAGGGCACGGGCACAGGTTGTTTCTGACTGCTCAGGGGCACTGTGTTGGCCTTGGGGCACACGCCCCACTGATGGACCATCCAATCCGATCGGGAGAGGCAAGCGGCTCGCATCATCTCACAGCGACTTCTGAATGTCTTGCGTTGACCGCCCATCGAGCTGATCCCGCAAACCGGCTGATATCTTGAGTTACATTCAAACTCGCAGGTGGGAAAGCAAAAGCGGAGGGTCACGTCATCTACACAGGgattataataaaaaggaaaatataacGAGTTGTAAGAAATTCATAATTCAGCTAGATTTGTAAGTCCTGTGCATGTGTCATGCTAGTGTTCTAGTTGGTTATCTGTCAGATAAAGTTAAAATGAAGTTAAATTGTTCGAAAATACCAATTCGCTTTCTCAATGTTATGTTAATACAAGGGAAGAGAAATCGTTAGAAGGTTACACAATTCAATGGAAAATTCGTTAggacaaaccaaaaaaataactaatgtaattaataaattttcctAAGCAAGTGTCTCATGGCattatgatatttattttactctgCTGTGTTCTGCAGAAATCTCACTAaaagtaatactcacacaGAGGACCATTCATGAGGTTGCCCCGCTGGGCTTTTCGCAGGTCACACTCGTTGGCGAACAAGAAGTACATTCCATTTTCCCGACTCTGGGCGCACGCTGGAGTATCGTCGTCGGAGCAGAGCATGCTCATCTGGTCCTGGCCAGCGGATGCCAGCAGCActtgtaaaaatattccacAGCAGAGACCTATCACCTTTCGCCCAGCCATGTTCTTGCGCTTCTGAGACAGTTGCCAAACTCAATGCAATTCGAGATGCGTCCGGGCCTTTTATATGCCAGCGGTGGCACGCGTCGGGGTATGATACATAGCTGCCCGGTATGATTATATGATCGGAGCCGAAATTGAGCAGACATCACATTGCGCGATAAACACGCTTGGCATCGGCATTCTGCGAAATTTGTCACAGTCGATAGATGATTCGATTGTCCGGATTCGCTCTATTGATAGCGCCACCCGACGCGTCAATTAGATGCACCCAAAGTGCGGAGTGCAGACTCTGCGGCTACGTGATATTCGGTCGATTTCGGAAGAGCGGCGAGATAAGCCCAAAGTTGGCATTTGCATAGATTGTGCGGCGACCGCTTTACAGTTAGTATCTTTTCCGCTCGTCTCTAAGCTGATAATGCGCTCATCCTCTGCCATTTTCtgacataaatataaataaatgtgtgGGGGAAATCGCACAGCTGAAATTCTTTTTCGGCCAACTCATGCCCAGCTGCCAGCACATTTCCCCGCCGACTGAATGAATTATAGTAACGTATGCTATCTGTGCAGGAAGTTGTCCGAGATGCGGTGGATAAGCTCCCGATGACTGCGactcattcaataaaaaattcagaaaattgtcACGCTCACTGTGTTCAGATAGTCCGAAATCGCAAGGGCTATTATTGGCTTAAGTAATCGCTTGGGTCTGACTTTAATCGTTGGAATTGTGTTTTGGCAAGatgtttttgatttaatttcttaattagTCAGCTTAAAGATAGTTTCTGTAACTGTTCAAGCTATTTGGCAAGGTCAAGGTATAAATGTTACCGATCAACAAAtccaaattttgttattttaaatatttattacttaaATACTAATTTACAgcattaatataataaaaaatataaaataaagtcaATCGTGTAAATTCAATGACCCAGCTGTAAACCCATTCAATACATTTTTGTCCATTAATTATCAAAATGGACTGTAACATTTTAAGAGCAAGCATTCTGTTATTTATAGATTCTCGATTATGGCTGCCGAGAAGCAATTAGCCAACTACCGCTAACCAAAAATGTGGGTCAAGTAGGTCAAGTTCCGCCAGTGATGGGACccataattgaaatattatttaataaccgCTGCGGAACACTAGGCGCTGCTGGAGTCTCCGCTAATTTGAGTTCTTACGGTTCTCCAATCTCGGCTTCTAATCTGGCCAGGCGATCGGCCTGCTGTATTTCCCAGTTACCAGCTCCCAGTTACCAATTCCCAGTTCCCCAGTTGGCATCGCGTCACAGTCACGCGCAGGCGTCATGCAAACTTTGGCAGCTGCTGCTCCCCAGCTCTGCGGGCCAATTGCTAATTTCGCGAGGCGGCCAGAAACTTCTTCCCGGCTAATGACAAACAATTTGAGCCCCAGCAACGGGTgctaaaattacaaaatctaATAACGCGCGGCGGAGGTGCAATCTGGCCGAAAGAAAGCCACGGCGGAGTTGCTGAATCGCGAAGAGAGCGCTGAATGAAGTGGCTCGAAGAGCAGGAGAGAGTCGAGGCGAGTCGAGATGAGTGGAGCGATCGCAACTCTGGCCCACCGTCTTGGCCAGAAAAAGTCGGGCCAGTCTAACGACGAGATCTGAAGCATAAAGACATGCGACGTCTCGGGTGCAACGGCCGTCAGAGTCATTGAACGCTTGCATTTTCCTGGCCAAAACGATAAAACGTGAAAACGCTAAAACACTAAACCGCTAAAACGCAGCTCCCAAAATCGAGACAGTGCCAGCCGAAAGTGGGCTTACTCAATAAACTTtggtaataaattaataaataagagCCAGAATGGtgctggccacgccccctgtgAGTAAGGGCGGAAACGCGGGCGGCTGCTTCATGGACCAGTACCAGCAGTACTCGGCCCACTGTGAAACCGCGGACAGTGGCAATGGCAGTGACCTGGAGAGCACCGGGTTGCCCACCAAACCGGATGACAGCGAGGAGAGTGGCCCCTCCTCCCTGGGCAGCGACTCGATGCACGGGAGCAGCACGGAGTACGTGAGGCAGGCGGCCTCGCAGCCCAGTggccagcggcagcggcagaagTCCCTGAGGGTCCTGGGAGCCCTGCTGCCCGACAGCCTGCTCAGGGACATTCGCGATCGCAGGAGCACCGAGTACGTGGTGACATTCTCGCAGCCGGAGGACGAAAACAAGATCCAGACCCCGGACAAGACCGCCGAGAAACCCAGTGCCTTTCGCCTGGCCCGCGAATCGCTGAGCGAGGAGAAAATCGAGGAGCTGCGGGCCGCCGTGGAGCGGGCCAACTTTGTGCAAACCGGTGAGGAGACGCTGGACAGCATCGACGCCACCTCACAGTCTCTGccaggcagcagcaacatcggcgGACACCGCGGCAGCATCAACTACAAGTATGCAGACGACCAATACTACAGCTTTCACATCAACGAGCACGAGAACTTCGGCGGGTTCTCGGGAAACGGAGACGAGGCGGACAGCTCAAGGGGAGCGGGCTCGGGGACGGGGTCCGAGAGCGGGATCCTAACGGAGCAGCAAGACCTCTTCGCCGGCTACCGGGACGTGCGGTGTGGGCCCAGTTCCACCCAGTCCACCATCCGCTCTGCCAAGGGGACGGTGCGGGGCGTCAAGAATCGTGTGCGCAATGGAATAGCCACGTTCTTGCAGCTCCACCAGCAGCCCAATGCCAAGGTGAGTCTCGGGATCAAGATGGGATGGGATCGTATGGGTAGTCCATGGATCAGGTCGGAGACGA
This portion of the Drosophila takahashii strain IR98-3 E-12201 chromosome 3R, DtakHiC1v2, whole genome shotgun sequence genome encodes:
- the LOC108060869 gene encoding uncharacterized protein isoform X1; the protein is MAGRKVIGLCCGIFLQVLLASAGQDQMSMLCSDDDTPACAQSRENGMYFLFANECDLRKAQRGNLMNGPLYDVTLRFCFPTCEFECNSRYQPVCGISSMGGQRKTFRSRCEMMRAACLSRSDWMVHQWGVCPKANTVPLSSQKQPVPVPCNKIYRPVCAMYAGVKSTFSNECLVNAENIKTQRNWRIVSEGLCGEDSTKMKHSRKQKPKTKPKSDAERTKRSHHSRRLTTQAEDFQIPEDAVQIYAPSTFHTQFISHTGAMEKSYSLPARKPYVVIPPKSKVRRVPVKTCVFGNEPVCGSFKNQTRTFSNVCELMEYSQKVGNAWTISHDGTCRRCDKPCPTVYQPICATRNGINHTIINECYLERVRCKDPNSVWELVHRGECPKNSGVAAKGISTERNRSLPFVPRVLYGKKTTAAQTRAKKPVLRTTTTKAPLTSYKQRQPVKRTFKATSPSLEVNNRKIRKIELATAGFAGYGGSSGSNHVNTDEDASWSSNDNWLVRKTLDNVKGIFGKKPTSFKKAHSEKYPFYYWTVSPRESSTTRPFTTSTSTTTTAEPPKLPAVLSMASTELLNLDIGNAASAYEEAEHELLLMLTTKEGTTSTSTTPVPSTTAPPSTTDPATTEFSTSLNTASSLAETASEDTTSDSEETTEAPTTSMDSSSTAATPSSTTEAEEFNSQTTGSEPTTTVASDELAITTLNADYAADESFSESSGQTSIYGLDKNSLIMRLLRARSNQNVLI
- the LOC108060869 gene encoding mucin-5AC isoform X2; protein product: MGGQRKTFRSRCEMMRAACLSRSDWMVHQWGVCPKANTVPLSSQKQPVPVPCNKIYRPVCAMYAGVKSTFSNECLVNAENIKTQRNWRIVSEGLCGEDSTKMKHSRKQKPKTKPKSDAERTKRSHHSRRLTTQAEDFQIPEDAVQIYAPSTFHTQFISHTGAMEKSYSLPARKPYVVIPPKSKVRRVPVKTCVFGNEPVCGSFKNQTRTFSNVCELMEYSQKVGNAWTISHDGTCRRCDKPCPTVYQPICATRNGINHTIINECYLERVRCKDPNSVWELVHRGECPKNSGVAAKGISTERNRSLPFVPRVLYGKKTTAAQTRAKKPVLRTTTTKAPLTSYKQRQPVKRTFKATSPSLEVNNRKIRKIELATAGFAGYGGSSGSNHVNTDEDASWSSNDNWLVRKTLDNVKGIFGKKPTSFKKAHSEKYPFYYWTVSPRESSTTRPFTTSTSTTTTAEPPKLPAVLSMASTELLNLDIGNAASAYEEAEHELLLMLTTKEGTTSTSTTPVPSTTAPPSTTDPATTEFSTSLNTASSLAETASEDTTSDSEETTEAPTTSMDSSSTAATPSSTTEAEEFNSQTTGSEPTTTVASDELAITTLNADYAADESFSESSGQTSIYGLDKNSLIMRLLRARSNQNVLI
- the LOC108061681 gene encoding glutaredoxin domain-containing cysteine-rich protein CG31559 produces the protein MVLATPPVSKGGNAGGCFMDQYQQYSAHCETADSGNGSDLESTGLPTKPDDSEESGPSSLGSDSMHGSSTEYVRQAASQPSGQRQRQKSLRVLGALLPDSLLRDIRDRRSTEYVVTFSQPEDENKIQTPDKTAEKPSAFRLARESLSEEKIEELRAAVERANFVQTGEETLDSIDATSQSLPGSSNIGGHRGSINYKYADDQYYSFHINEHENFGGFSGNGDEADSSRGAGSGTGSESGILTEQQDLFAGYRDVRCGPSSTQSTIRSAKGTVRGVKNRVRNGIATFLQLHQQPNAKNFKEKDLGKVVLYTTSMGIIRETYTKCANVKQILRTLLVKFEERDVFMSVEYQAEMRQRMQSGQVRVPQLYVEGQHIGDAETVERLNESGELRQLLKPYKSMASTYTCQTCGGYRLLPCPSCNGSKKSVHRNHFTAEFVALKCMNCDEVGLVKCHSC